The Platichthys flesus chromosome 10, fPlaFle2.1, whole genome shotgun sequence genome includes a window with the following:
- the rnf144aa gene encoding probable E3 ubiquitin-protein ligase RNF144A-A, with the protein MTTARYRPTWELAVDPLVSCKLCLGEFPLEQMTTITQCQCVFCTLCLKQYVELLIKEGLETAISCPDSACPKRGHLQENEIECMVATEMMQRYKKLQFEREVLLDPCRTWCPSSTCQAVCQLKESDSPALPQLVQCAVCALEFCSACKANWHPGQACQESNLPITSFLPGENSSFYKNEEDDAPIKRCPKCKVYIERDEGCAQMMCKNCKHAFCWYCLESLDDDFLLIHYDKGPCRNKLGHSRASVIWHRTQVVGIFAGFGLLLLVASPFLLLATPIVLCCKCKCSKGDDDPLPT; encoded by the exons ATGACCACGGCACGGTACCGTCCCACCTGGGAGCTGGCCGTGGACCCCCTGGTCTCGTGTAAGCTGTGCCTTGGAGAGTTCCCTCTGGAGCAGATGACCACCATCACACAGTGCCAATGTGTCTTCTGTACACTG TGCCTGAAGCAGTATGTGGAGCTCCTGATTAAAGAAGGCCTTGAAACTGCAATTAGCTGTCCAGACTCTGCCTGTCCCAAAAGAGGACACTTGCAGGAAAATGAG ATTGAGTGCATGGTGGCCACGGAGATGATGCAGAGATACAAGAAGCTTCAGTTCGAGAGGG AGGTTCTGCTGGACCCGTGCCGGACGTGGTGCCCCTCCTCGACCTGCCAGGCCGTTTGCCAACTAAAGGAATCGGACTCTCCGGCGCTGCCTCAGCTGGTCCAGTGCGCCGTCTGTGCACTCGAGTTCTGCTCAGCCTGCAAAGCCAACTGGCACCCGGGCCAGGCCTGCCAGGAGAGCAACCTGCCAATTACCTCTTTCCTACCTGGAGAAAACAG ctcctTCTATAAGAACGAAGAGGACGACGCACCAATCAAGCGCTGTCCTAAATGTAAAGTTTACATCGAGAGGGACGAGGGCTGCGCACAGATGATGTGCAAGAACTGCAAACACGCCTTCTGCTGGTACTGTCTGGAGTCACTGGAC GACGACTTCCTCCTGATCCACTATGACAAAGGGCCCTGCCGGAACAAACTGGGCCACTCCAGGGCGTCTGTTATCTGGCACAGAacacag GTCGTTGGGATCTTCGCTGGCTTCggcctcctcctgctggtcgcctcccccttcctcctgctcgcCACTCCCATCGTGCTCTGCTGCAAGTGCAAGTGCAGCAAAGGCGACGACGACCCTCTGCCGACCTAA